The following coding sequences are from one Musa acuminata AAA Group cultivar baxijiao chromosome BXJ1-6, Cavendish_Baxijiao_AAA, whole genome shotgun sequence window:
- the LOC135676113 gene encoding cell division control protein 48 homolog B-like isoform X1, with product MDRNGSVKDGRWRAEHAIAGNSGVMEALRELIIYPFLYANESRKLGLKWPRGLLLYGPPGTGKTSLVQAVVRECDAHLTMINPYSVHKSHAGESEKFLREAFSQAYSYASSGKPSVIFIDEIDAICPRRSSRREQESRIVGQLLTLMDGSKSSSRSHLHIVVVASTNRVDGIDPALRRPGRFDSEIEVTVPTIEERLQILELYSKNLQLDENVDLQSIAASCNGYVGADLEALCREAARFAYRRLSDSRDKDALILKMEDWENARAEVGPSMTRGITKEVSKVSWDDIGGLKDLKKKLQQAVEWPIKHADSFARLGISPVRGVLLHGPPGCSKTTLAKAAANAAQASFFSLSGAELYSKYVGEGEALLRRTFQKARLAAPSIVFFDEADAIAPKRGHGGSSGGNVSVGERLLSTLLTEMDGLELATGIIVLAATNRPHALDAALMRPGRFDLVLYVPPPDAEGRHEILRIHTRHMKLGKDVDLREVAESTDHFTGADLEGLCREAGMVALREDMLADSVCNRHFQTARDSLRPSLTKSMIEEYASARFRR from the exons ATGGATAGAAACGGCAGCGTGAAGGATGGACGGTGGAGGGCGGAGCACGCGATCGCAGGGAATAGCGGGGTCATGGAAGCTCTAAGGGAGCTCATCATATATCCTTTTCTCTACGCAAACGAGTCGCGCAAGCTTGGCCTAAAG TGGCCCAGAGGGTTGCTTCTCTATGGTCCGCCAGGCACTGGAAAG ACTAGCCTGGTCCAAGCTGTTGTTCGTGAATGTGATGCACATCTGACTATGATCAA CCCTTATTCTGTTCATAAATCACATGCTGGAGAAAGTGAAAAATTTTTGCGAGAAGCATTCTCTCAAGCATATTCGTATGCGTCATCAGGGAAGCCATCTGTCATATTCATTGATGAAATTGATGCCATTTGTCCCCGACGCAGTTCTAG GAGGGAGCAGGAATCTCGTATAGTGGGTCAGCTTCTAACCTTGATGGATGGAAGTAAGTCTTCATCCAGATCCCATCTACATATTGTTGTCGTAGCATCAACTAACAG GGTTGATGGCATTGACCCAGCATTGCGAAGGCCTGGGCGCTTTGATTCTGAGATAGAAGTTACAGTTCCTACAATTGAAGAACGATTGCAGATTCTTGAG CTGTATTCGAAGAATCTTCAACTGGATGAAAATGTGGATCTGCAATCTATTGCTGCATCATGTAATGGATATGTTGGTGCTGATTTAGAAGCCCTTTGTCGAGAAGCTGCTAGGTTTGCGTATCGTAGGTTGTCAGACTCTAGGGATAAAGATGCACTTATCTTAAAAATGGAAGACTGGGAGAACGCTAGAGCTGAGGTTGGTCCAAGTATGACAAGAGGCATTACTAAAGAAGTTTCGAAGGTGTCATGGGATGATATTGGAGGATTAAAAGATTTGAAG AAAAAGCTTCAGCAGGCTGTTGAATGGCCTATTAAGCATGCTGACTCATTCGCAAGACTAGGAATATCACCAGTACGAGGTGTTCTGCTGCACGGGCCACCTGGGTGCTCAAAAACGACCCTTGCTAAGGCTGCAGCTAATGCTGCCCaggcttctttcttttccttgag TGGTGCCGAACTGTATTCCAAATATGTTGGAGAAGGGGAAGCATTGTTGCGAAGAACATTTCAGAAGGCACGCCTTGCTGCGCCTAGCATAGTATTCTTTGATGAGGCTGATGCCATTGCTCCCAAACG TGGTCATGGTGGGAGCTCAGGCGGCAATGTCAGTGTTGGAGAAAGACTTCTGTCTACCTTATTGACCGAAATGGATGGTCTAGAACTAGCCACG GGAATCATTGTACTGGCTGCTACTAATCGTCCCCACGCGTTAGATGCTGCTCTTATGCGTCCAGGCCGTTTTGATTTG GTGCTGTATGTGCCACCTCCTGATGCAGAAGGCCGTCATGAAATATTACGCATCCATACAAGACACATGAAGTTAGGGAAAGATGTGGATCTTAGAGAGGTCGCGGAATCTACCGATCATTTTACTGGCGCTGATCTAGAAGGCCTGTGCAGAGAAGCCGGCATGGTGGCTCTCAGGGAAGACATGTTGGCCGATTCTGTTTGCAATCGTCATTTCCAGACAGCAAGAGATTCACTGAGACCCTCCTTGACTAAATCAATGATTGAAGAGTATGCCAGCGCAAGATTTCGTAGATAA
- the LOC135676113 gene encoding cell division control protein 48 homolog B-like isoform X2 → MVRQALESPYSVHKSHAGESEKFLREAFSQAYSYASSGKPSVIFIDEIDAICPRRSSRREQESRIVGQLLTLMDGSKSSSRSHLHIVVVASTNRVDGIDPALRRPGRFDSEIEVTVPTIEERLQILELYSKNLQLDENVDLQSIAASCNGYVGADLEALCREAARFAYRRLSDSRDKDALILKMEDWENARAEVGPSMTRGITKEVSKVSWDDIGGLKDLKKKLQQAVEWPIKHADSFARLGISPVRGVLLHGPPGCSKTTLAKAAANAAQASFFSLSGAELYSKYVGEGEALLRRTFQKARLAAPSIVFFDEADAIAPKRGHGGSSGGNVSVGERLLSTLLTEMDGLELATGIIVLAATNRPHALDAALMRPGRFDLVLYVPPPDAEGRHEILRIHTRHMKLGKDVDLREVAESTDHFTGADLEGLCREAGMVALREDMLADSVCNRHFQTARDSLRPSLTKSMIEEYASARFRR, encoded by the exons ATGGTCCGCCAGGCACTGGAAAG CCCTTATTCTGTTCATAAATCACATGCTGGAGAAAGTGAAAAATTTTTGCGAGAAGCATTCTCTCAAGCATATTCGTATGCGTCATCAGGGAAGCCATCTGTCATATTCATTGATGAAATTGATGCCATTTGTCCCCGACGCAGTTCTAG GAGGGAGCAGGAATCTCGTATAGTGGGTCAGCTTCTAACCTTGATGGATGGAAGTAAGTCTTCATCCAGATCCCATCTACATATTGTTGTCGTAGCATCAACTAACAG GGTTGATGGCATTGACCCAGCATTGCGAAGGCCTGGGCGCTTTGATTCTGAGATAGAAGTTACAGTTCCTACAATTGAAGAACGATTGCAGATTCTTGAG CTGTATTCGAAGAATCTTCAACTGGATGAAAATGTGGATCTGCAATCTATTGCTGCATCATGTAATGGATATGTTGGTGCTGATTTAGAAGCCCTTTGTCGAGAAGCTGCTAGGTTTGCGTATCGTAGGTTGTCAGACTCTAGGGATAAAGATGCACTTATCTTAAAAATGGAAGACTGGGAGAACGCTAGAGCTGAGGTTGGTCCAAGTATGACAAGAGGCATTACTAAAGAAGTTTCGAAGGTGTCATGGGATGATATTGGAGGATTAAAAGATTTGAAG AAAAAGCTTCAGCAGGCTGTTGAATGGCCTATTAAGCATGCTGACTCATTCGCAAGACTAGGAATATCACCAGTACGAGGTGTTCTGCTGCACGGGCCACCTGGGTGCTCAAAAACGACCCTTGCTAAGGCTGCAGCTAATGCTGCCCaggcttctttcttttccttgag TGGTGCCGAACTGTATTCCAAATATGTTGGAGAAGGGGAAGCATTGTTGCGAAGAACATTTCAGAAGGCACGCCTTGCTGCGCCTAGCATAGTATTCTTTGATGAGGCTGATGCCATTGCTCCCAAACG TGGTCATGGTGGGAGCTCAGGCGGCAATGTCAGTGTTGGAGAAAGACTTCTGTCTACCTTATTGACCGAAATGGATGGTCTAGAACTAGCCACG GGAATCATTGTACTGGCTGCTACTAATCGTCCCCACGCGTTAGATGCTGCTCTTATGCGTCCAGGCCGTTTTGATTTG GTGCTGTATGTGCCACCTCCTGATGCAGAAGGCCGTCATGAAATATTACGCATCCATACAAGACACATGAAGTTAGGGAAAGATGTGGATCTTAGAGAGGTCGCGGAATCTACCGATCATTTTACTGGCGCTGATCTAGAAGGCCTGTGCAGAGAAGCCGGCATGGTGGCTCTCAGGGAAGACATGTTGGCCGATTCTGTTTGCAATCGTCATTTCCAGACAGCAAGAGATTCACTGAGACCCTCCTTGACTAAATCAATGATTGAAGAGTATGCCAGCGCAAGATTTCGTAGATAA